One window of Trifolium pratense cultivar HEN17-A07 linkage group LG5, ARS_RC_1.1, whole genome shotgun sequence genomic DNA carries:
- the LOC123885955 gene encoding uncharacterized protein LOC123885955, with product MGIWNNNMWSWKLNWMEADIESLNELHQLLEQVRPNRASSDRRRWSSNSDGSFSVRSTYMVLQDKRVGTTLDTNTVAVLKRLWKNNVPSKVSVFGWRLLLEKLPTREALFCKGIITNNHEKLRLLLQRGRGHTTHLFHLLHYFTNLAENICLVGH from the coding sequence ATGGGGATATGGAATAACAACATGTGGTCTTGGAAACTTAATTGGATGGAAGCAGATATTGAATCCCTCAATGAATTGCATCAATTGCTTGAACAAGTTCGGCCTAACAGAGCTTCTAGCGACAGGCGAAGATGGTCATCAAATTCTGATGGTTCTTTTTCGGTTCGATCAACGTACATGGTTTTGCAGGACAAGCGTGTAGGTACTACTCTTGATACAAATACAGTGGCAGTATTGAAAAGATTATGGAAGAACAATGTTCCATCAAAAGTTAGCGTTTTCGGTTGGCGgttgttacttgaaaaattaccaaCCCGGGAGGCTTTATTTTGCAAAGGTATTATCACGAATAATCATGAGAAGTTGCGTCTTTTGCTTCAAAGAGGTAGAGGACATACAACACATCTTTTTCACTTGCTGCATTACTTCACAAATTTggcagaaaatatttgtttggttgggcACTAA
- the LOC123885956 gene encoding uncharacterized mitochondrial protein AtMg01250-like, with amino-acid sequence MYVYTNFTCKGLRQGDPMSPFLFLIVAEGLSGLMNKAVGSGSFHGYKVNNNLMFHTLQFADDTIIVGEGKWDNLWTIKTVLRSFELVSGLKVNFFKSKLYGINLDDSFLRASSSFLHCGVDSIPFRFLGIPVGANPRRKATWLPIIDSMKKRLGV; translated from the coding sequence ATGTATGTCTACACGAATTTCACATGTAAAGGATTGAGGCAGGGTGACCCAATGTCACCGTTCCTCTTCTTGATTGTTGCTGAAGGTCTTTCAGGACTTATGAATAAAGCGGTTGGAAGCGGCTCTTTTCATGGTTACAAggtaaacaataatttaatgtttcatACTCTGCAATTCGCGGATGATACCATTATAGTAGGCGAAGGCAAGTGGGACAACCTTTGGACTATTAAAACGGTGTTGAGAAGCTTCGAATTAGTATCTGGATTAAaggtaaattttttcaaaagtaaGCTTTACGGTATTAATTTGGATGATAGTTTTTTGCGCGCATCTTCGTCTTTTTTGCATTGTGGTGTGGATTCTATCCCTTTTCGCTTTCTTGGCATACCGGTAGGTGCTAATCCGAGAAGAAAGGCTACTTGGCTACCTATTATTGATTCCATGAAAAAGAGACTTGGTGTTTGA